A genomic region of Noviherbaspirillum sp. L7-7A contains the following coding sequences:
- the rplT gene encoding 50S ribosomal protein L20, translating to MPRVKRGVTARARHKKVLDQAKGYRGRRSKVYRVAKQAVMRAGQYAYRDRRNKKRVFRALWITRINAASRSHGLTYSVFMNGLKRAAIELDRKVLADMAVTDKPAFAAIVNQVKAAIAA from the coding sequence ATGCCTAGAGTAAAACGTGGGGTCACAGCACGGGCCCGTCATAAGAAAGTTCTCGATCAAGCCAAAGGCTACCGCGGCCGCCGCAGCAAGGTTTACCGCGTAGCCAAGCAGGCAGTCATGCGCGCAGGCCAGTACGCCTACCGTGACCGTCGCAACAAGAAGCGCGTATTCCGCGCACTGTGGATCACCCGTATCAACGCGGCTTCGCGTTCGCACGGCCTGACCTACAGCGTCTTCATGAATGGTCTGAAGCGCGCTGCCATCGAGCTGGACCGTAAAGTCCTGGCCGACATGGCTGTGACCGACAAGCCGGCATTTGCCGCTATCGTCAATCAGGTGAAAGCCGCGATCGCTGCTTAA
- the rpmI gene encoding 50S ribosomal protein L35: MPKMKTKSSAKKRFRVRPGGTVKRGQAFKRHILTKKTTKTKRQLRGAADVHATNMVSVRAMMPFA; the protein is encoded by the coding sequence ATGCCAAAAATGAAAACGAAAAGCAGCGCCAAGAAGCGCTTTCGTGTACGTCCAGGTGGAACCGTCAAGCGCGGCCAGGCGTTCAAGCGTCACATCCTGACCAAGAAAACCACCAAGACCAAACGTCAACTGCGCGGTGCCGCAGACGTCCATGCCACAAACATGGTGTCCGTACGCGCAATGATGCCGTTCGCTTAA
- the infC gene encoding translation initiation factor IF-3, translating into MATDKSHRINGEINAPELRLSGVDNEPIGIVSLAEAFRLAEEKNVDLVEIAPNATPPVARLMDYGKFKYQEQKRAHEAKLKQKVISVKEVKFRPGTDDGDYNIKVRNLIKFLDEGDKTKITLRFRGREMAHQEIGMRMLERLKSDLEPYGQVEQWPKMEGRQMIMVLAPKKKK; encoded by the coding sequence ATAGCTACTGACAAGTCGCATCGCATTAATGGCGAAATCAATGCGCCCGAACTGCGCCTGAGTGGCGTAGACAACGAACCGATCGGTATCGTTAGCCTGGCCGAAGCTTTCCGTCTTGCCGAAGAGAAGAACGTTGACCTGGTGGAGATTGCGCCCAACGCCACTCCGCCGGTCGCGCGTCTGATGGACTACGGCAAGTTCAAGTACCAGGAACAGAAACGGGCGCATGAAGCGAAGCTGAAGCAGAAAGTCATTTCGGTCAAGGAAGTCAAATTTCGCCCGGGTACGGACGATGGCGATTACAACATCAAGGTTCGTAATCTGATCAAGTTCCTGGATGAAGGCGACAAGACCAAGATTACCCTGCGTTTCCGTGGCCGTGAAATGGCCCACCAGGAAATCGGCATGCGCATGCTGGAGCGTCTGAAGTCCGATCTGGAGCCGTATGGCCAGGTCGAGCAGTGGCCCAAGATGGAAGGCCGTCAGATGATCATGGTGCTGGCGCCCAAAAAGAAGAAGTAG
- the thrS gene encoding threonine--tRNA ligase: MIAVRLPDGSQRQFESPVTVAQVAASIGAGLAKAALAGKVDGKVVDTSHLIDHDADLAIITDKDPEGIDVIRHSTAHLLAYAVKELFPDAQVTIGPVIENGFYYDFSYKRPFTPEDLQAIERKMAELAKRDEPVTRSVLPRDEAVAYFKSIGEAYKAEIIASIPANEDVSLYAEGKFTDLCRGPHVPSTGKLKVFKLMKLAGAYWRGDSKNEMLQRIYGTAWGRKEDQEAYLHMLEEAEKRDHRKLGRQLDLFHFQDEAPGLIFWHPKGWTIWQQVEQYMRSVYQDNGFQEVKGPQILDRSLWEKSGHWENYKENMFTTESENRSYALKPMNCPGHVQIFKSNMHSYRELPLRYGEFGQCHRNEPSGSLHGMMRVRGFTQDDGHIFCTEDQILDECVNATALLQKVYRDFGFNEIIYKVATRPEKRVGSDEAWDKAEAALIESLKRSGCEFEIAPGEGAFYGPKIEYTLKDAIGRMWQCGTIQVDFSMPVRLEAEYVAEDNTRKVPVMLHRAILGSLERFIGMLIENHAGALPLWLAPVQVVVLNISDAQADYAREVTQALKKQGFRVNSDLRNEKITYKIREHSVQKLPYIIVVGDKERDSNTVAVRARGNVDLGSMPVDALVERLSRDLETKA, translated from the coding sequence ATGATTGCAGTCAGACTTCCCGATGGTTCGCAGCGCCAGTTCGAATCCCCGGTGACCGTGGCGCAGGTCGCCGCCAGCATAGGTGCAGGCCTGGCCAAGGCGGCCCTGGCCGGCAAGGTGGATGGCAAGGTGGTGGATACGTCCCACCTGATCGACCACGACGCCGACCTCGCCATCATCACGGACAAGGATCCGGAGGGCATCGATGTGATACGCCATTCGACTGCACACCTGCTGGCGTATGCCGTCAAGGAGCTGTTTCCCGATGCGCAGGTCACCATCGGGCCGGTGATCGAGAATGGCTTTTACTATGACTTTTCCTACAAGCGTCCATTCACCCCGGAGGACCTGCAGGCCATCGAAAGGAAAATGGCGGAACTGGCCAAGCGCGACGAGCCTGTGACGCGCTCGGTGCTGCCGCGCGACGAGGCGGTCGCCTATTTCAAGTCCATCGGCGAGGCCTACAAGGCCGAGATCATTGCCTCCATCCCTGCCAACGAGGACGTCTCGCTGTATGCGGAAGGGAAGTTCACTGACCTGTGCCGCGGTCCGCACGTGCCGTCCACCGGCAAGCTCAAGGTGTTCAAGCTAATGAAGCTGGCCGGCGCCTACTGGCGCGGCGATTCCAAGAACGAGATGCTGCAGCGTATCTACGGCACCGCCTGGGGCAGGAAGGAAGACCAGGAAGCCTATCTGCACATGCTGGAGGAAGCCGAGAAGCGCGACCATCGCAAGCTCGGTCGTCAGCTGGACCTGTTCCATTTCCAGGACGAGGCGCCGGGCCTGATTTTCTGGCATCCGAAGGGTTGGACCATCTGGCAGCAGGTCGAGCAGTACATGCGCTCGGTCTACCAGGACAACGGCTTCCAGGAAGTGAAGGGGCCGCAGATTCTCGATCGCAGCCTGTGGGAAAAGTCCGGCCACTGGGAAAACTACAAGGAAAACATGTTCACGACCGAGTCGGAGAACCGTTCCTACGCCTTAAAGCCTATGAATTGCCCGGGACACGTGCAGATCTTCAAGTCCAACATGCACTCCTACCGCGAGCTGCCGTTGCGCTATGGCGAATTCGGCCAGTGCCACCGCAATGAGCCATCCGGTTCCCTGCACGGCATGATGCGGGTACGCGGCTTTACCCAGGACGACGGCCACATCTTCTGCACCGAAGACCAGATCCTGGACGAGTGCGTCAATGCCACTGCGCTGTTGCAGAAGGTGTACAGGGATTTCGGCTTCAATGAAATCATCTACAAGGTGGCAACGCGCCCTGAGAAGCGGGTCGGTTCGGACGAGGCATGGGACAAGGCGGAGGCGGCGCTGATCGAATCGCTGAAGCGTTCCGGATGCGAATTCGAAATCGCGCCGGGCGAAGGCGCGTTCTATGGCCCGAAAATCGAATACACGCTGAAGGATGCCATTGGCCGGATGTGGCAATGCGGTACGATCCAGGTCGATTTCTCGATGCCGGTACGGCTGGAAGCGGAATATGTTGCCGAAGACAACACCCGCAAGGTGCCTGTCATGCTGCACCGGGCTATCCTTGGTTCGCTGGAACGTTTCATCGGCATGCTGATCGAAAACCACGCCGGGGCCTTGCCCTTGTGGCTTGCGCCGGTGCAGGTGGTGGTTCTCAATATTTCCGATGCCCAGGCGGACTATGCCCGTGAAGTAACACAAGCCTTGAAAAAACAAGGGTTTAGGGTGAATTCGGATTTGCGTAACGAGAAAATAACCTATAAAATACGCGAGCATTCCGTCCAAAAATTGCCGTACATCATAGTGGTGGGCGACAAGGAACGGGATTCGAATACGGTGGCCGTGCGTGCGCGTGGCAACGTCGATCTGGGCAGCATGCCAGTCGACGCGCTGGTGGAAAGACTCTCCCGAGACCTCGAAACCAAAGCCTGA
- a CDS encoding bifunctional (p)ppGpp synthetase/guanosine-3',5'-bis(diphosphate) 3'-pyrophosphohydrolase: protein MVSISTASDEASVQLVAGLSEADAKRVLNALEFVRPLYSGNPVATGQDAFVFSESVAVTLASLKTDAETRIAGLLFELPIIDAKAAEQIEERFGVEIAGLVDHIRQLMRLHEMTFGQHKAVFDRSDKASSQQATAQVETLRKMLLAMASDMRVVLVRLASRLTTLRYFADNKLQNERTCQYARETFDLYAPLANRLGVWQLKWELEDLSFRFLEPQTYKRIASMLEEKRLGREQFVNSAIARLKSELAAAGIKAEVTGRPKHIYSIWNKMRGKSLEFSELYDVRAFRVIVDDIKTCYAVLGIVHNIWAPIPKEFDDYISRPKANGYRSLHTVVLAEDGRPLEVQVRTSEMHHFAEYGVAAHWRYKESPGSAGERYDAKIAWLRQLLAWKSEVVDAVVGQEEVRRDWVEKLKAAALDDRIYVLTPQARVIELPSGATPIDFAYHLHSDVGHRCRGAKVDGAMVPLNTALKNGQTVEIITAKGEVAASGAAGPSRDWLSADYAVSSRTRAKIRAWFNAIDQQETLNSGRSQVEKTLQREGKTSVNLEDLAHKLGFAKLDDFFLAIGKETFSLRQVEQALHAEDGKAGKPVNPDDAVVPRKSRASSVTQGAKSGVLVVGTEGLLTQLARCCKPAPPDEIIGFVTRGKGVSIHRAACKNFAAMEAAAPERVIATEWGLPAAETVYPVDLFILASDRQGLLRDISEILLREKINVIGVSTQSNKGQARMAFTAEITSTSQLQRALQIIRDVNGVQEARRN from the coding sequence TGGTATCGATTTCGACTGCGAGCGACGAGGCGTCGGTGCAACTGGTTGCCGGCCTGTCCGAGGCCGATGCAAAGCGCGTACTGAATGCGCTGGAATTCGTTCGTCCGCTGTATTCCGGAAACCCGGTGGCGACAGGGCAGGACGCCTTCGTGTTTTCGGAAAGCGTCGCCGTGACGCTGGCCTCGCTGAAGACCGATGCCGAGACCAGAATCGCCGGCCTGCTGTTCGAGCTTCCCATCATCGATGCGAAGGCCGCGGAACAGATCGAGGAACGCTTTGGCGTGGAGATCGCCGGCCTGGTCGATCACATACGGCAGTTGATGCGGCTGCATGAAATGACCTTCGGGCAGCACAAGGCGGTTTTCGACCGCAGCGACAAGGCCAGCAGCCAGCAGGCAACGGCCCAGGTCGAGACCCTGCGCAAGATGCTTCTGGCCATGGCCTCCGACATGCGGGTGGTGCTGGTGCGCCTGGCCTCGCGCCTGACCACGCTGCGCTATTTCGCCGACAACAAGCTGCAGAACGAACGCACCTGCCAGTACGCACGCGAGACGTTCGACCTGTATGCGCCGCTGGCAAACCGGCTCGGCGTATGGCAACTGAAATGGGAACTGGAAGACCTGTCGTTCCGTTTCCTGGAGCCGCAGACCTACAAGCGCATCGCCAGCATGCTCGAAGAGAAGCGCCTGGGACGCGAGCAGTTCGTCAACTCGGCGATCGCACGGCTGAAGTCGGAACTGGCTGCGGCCGGCATCAAGGCCGAGGTCACGGGCCGGCCCAAGCACATCTACAGCATCTGGAACAAGATGCGCGGCAAGTCGCTCGAGTTTTCCGAGCTCTACGACGTGCGCGCATTCCGTGTAATCGTTGACGACATCAAGACTTGCTATGCGGTGCTGGGGATCGTGCATAACATCTGGGCGCCGATTCCCAAGGAGTTCGACGACTATATCTCCCGGCCCAAGGCCAATGGTTATCGTTCGCTGCATACCGTGGTGCTGGCCGAGGATGGCAGGCCGCTGGAAGTGCAGGTGCGTACCAGCGAGATGCATCACTTTGCCGAATACGGCGTTGCCGCGCACTGGCGCTACAAGGAAAGCCCGGGTTCGGCAGGGGAAAGATACGACGCCAAGATTGCCTGGCTGCGCCAGCTGCTGGCATGGAAGTCGGAGGTGGTGGACGCCGTCGTCGGCCAGGAGGAAGTGCGGCGCGACTGGGTGGAAAAGCTCAAGGCAGCCGCGCTGGATGACCGCATCTATGTGCTCACGCCCCAGGCGCGCGTGATCGAGCTGCCCAGCGGCGCCACGCCGATCGACTTCGCCTATCACCTGCACAGCGATGTCGGCCATCGCTGCCGCGGCGCCAAGGTCGATGGCGCGATGGTGCCCCTGAACACTGCGCTGAAGAATGGACAGACCGTGGAAATCATCACCGCCAAGGGCGAGGTCGCCGCTTCGGGTGCGGCCGGTCCGTCGCGGGACTGGCTGAGCGCCGATTATGCGGTGAGCTCGCGCACCCGGGCCAAGATACGCGCCTGGTTCAATGCCATCGACCAGCAGGAAACCCTCAACAGCGGCCGCTCCCAGGTGGAAAAGACCCTGCAGCGCGAGGGCAAGACCTCGGTCAATCTGGAAGACCTTGCGCACAAGCTGGGCTTTGCCAAGCTGGACGACTTCTTCCTCGCCATCGGCAAGGAAACCTTCAGCCTGCGCCAGGTGGAGCAGGCGCTGCATGCGGAGGACGGCAAGGCCGGGAAGCCGGTCAATCCCGATGACGCCGTGGTGCCGCGAAAGAGCAGGGCGTCCAGCGTGACCCAGGGCGCCAAATCCGGCGTGCTGGTGGTGGGCACGGAAGGCTTGCTGACCCAGCTGGCACGCTGCTGCAAGCCGGCGCCGCCGGACGAGATCATCGGCTTCGTCACGCGCGGCAAGGGCGTCTCCATTCACCGTGCCGCCTGCAAGAATTTCGCGGCGATGGAGGCGGCAGCGCCGGAGAGGGTGATCGCCACGGAATGGGGGCTGCCGGCTGCGGAGACGGTTTATCCGGTCGACCTGTTCATTCTGGCCAGCGACCGCCAGGGCCTGTTGCGCGACATCTCGGAAATCCTGCTGCGCGAAAAAATCAATGTGATTGGCGTCAGCACCCAGAGCAACAAGGGCCAGGCGCGCATGGCATTCACCGCCGAGATCACCTCCACCTCCCAGCTGCAAAGGGCATTGCAGATCATCCGCGACGTCAACGGTGTGCAGGAAGCCAGGCGGAATTGA